The nucleotide sequence CTGATCTCGGTGGCTGGCGCAGAGAGCGACTGCCGGTGCTCACCGACGAAGAGCCGCACTTCACCTTGGCTCCCGACTGGGCGTGCGAAGTGCTGTCGGCGTCCACGGCACGCTACGATCGCGCAGAGAAGCTGCCGATCTGCGCCCGAGAAGGGGTGAGTCACGTATGGCTCGTCGACCCCGTCGATCGTCTACTTGAAGTGCTGCGCCTCGAGAATGGCCGCTACAGCCTGCTCGGCGTTCACCGCGATCAAGCGCTCGTCCGGGCTGAGCCCTTCGACGCCATCGAGCTCGAACTCGGTGTGCTGTGGGCCGACGTGCAGCTCAGCGATAGGTAGCGACGCTCGGTGCGCAACGCACGCTGCTTCGCGCGTTGCGTCACGTGCGGGGAAATGAAGTGCGAGGCGCAGTGACACGAGCGACCATGACGACGCGGCGCTACGGCTAGCGTGGACGTGTGGGACGCTGACAGTCGAGTGAGACGATGACGGCGCAGCGCGACGGGCAGCGTGGGAGTGACGTTTGGGACGCTGACAGTCGAGTGAGACGATGACGACGAGGCGCGACGGGCAGCGTGGGAGGCGACGTTTGGGACGCCGAGGGTCGAGACCCAACAAACCAGCCCAAAACGCTGGGCACAAATGCCAAGATTCGCGGGCGGATCTTTGGTAAGAATCTGTGCAATCGATGGCTCTTCGTCGCTTCTCGTTCGCGATCTTGTCTTTGGGGTTGGCAAGTGCGGCACTGCTGCCGGTGTCCGCGGTGCGAGCGGAGCCCAGCGCGGCGGAGATCGCCGTGGCGCGCAAGCTGTACAAGGAAGCTTCGGAGCTGGAGAACGCCAAGAAGTGGGATCAGGCTGAGGCCAAGCTGCGCCAGGCCATCGCGATCAAAGAGACGCCGGGGCTTCGCTATCACTTGGCGTTCTGTCTCGAACAGCAGGGCAAGCTGGTGGACGCGCTCGTGGACTACGACCGCGCCGACGAGATGATCAAGGCTGGCAACAAAGCGCCGGACGTGGCGGAGTTGGTGGTGTCGGCGCGGGAGAGCATCAAGGCGCGCATTCCCACGCTGACGGTCAAGCTTCCCGCCGACGCGAGCGACGCCAAGGTGTCGATTGACGGCCACGCGGTGTCGTCAGCGGTCATGGGACAACCCCTGCCACAGAATCCCGGGCGGCATCGCGTGCAGGTCACGTCGCCAGGCCGCGAGCCGTACTCCCAGGACGTGCAGCTGGGTGAGAGCGAGAAGCGCGAACTCAACGTGGTGCTGCCGCCCGCCAAGAGCGAAGCGGCGCCGCCTCCGGCGGTTGCGAACGCGGACGACCCGCCCGCGGACTCTGGCACGGTGAGCACCGATTCGTCGGGGTGGACGGCGCGCACCTGGGTGCTCGTGGGCGAAGGCGTGTTGGTGGCTGCGGGACTCGGCGTGGGCTTGTTCGCGACCTTCGACAAAGCCGGCGCGCAAGAAGAAGTGGATGCGGCCAAGGCCGAGCGCGATAGCCGCGGCGTTCGCTCCGGCGACGCGGCGTGTACCAATCCGGAGCCCGAGGACGTCAGCGCGTGCAAGCAGATCCCCGGGCTCGAAGACCAAGTGGACAGCGCGGCAACGCTGCAGGCCGTTGGCTTCATCGGCGCTGGTGTTGGCGCTGCCGCCGCCCTGACGACGTTCTTGCTGTGGAAGCCGAAGACCGAGGCGGAAGCGCAGCGGCTACCGCGTCTGTACGCGACACCGACGCGCGGCGGTGGCTTCATCGGTCTGGGCGGAAGCTTCTAGCATGTCGGACGAAAGCTCCTGGGTCGATCAGGTCGTCGCGCATTGCGAGGCCTCGCGTTTCACCGGCATCTTGCGCGTGTTCGCTCGCGAAGGGGAAGGCGAGCTTTGGTTCCTATCGGGCATCGTCGACGAAGCGAAGTTCGGCACCAGCTCGGGAGACGAAGCGCGCGAACGGCTGAACCGCGCGAAAGAGCCGACCTTCGAGTTGATCGCGCGCCTGCCCAGCGAGCGCGGCGACTTCAAGAAGCGCTACCCCTTGGAAGGGCCCCTCGACGACGTAGCCCCGGTCGACCTGTTTCACTACTGCGAGGACCACGCGCTCACCTGCGAGCTGGAGATCGCATGCGACGGCGTCACTGCCCGCGCGAGCTACGAGGTGGGACAGCTCGTCAGTGTGGAGGCCAGCGACGAGAGCGAAGCTACTGTCGCGCGCATCATGGAGTCCCACGACGGAACCTACCGCTTCGTGCTGCCGGAAGTGGCGCTGCCCGACGGCGTGCCCACCCGTGAAGCGGCGGCGCCGTCCCAAGCGTTCTCGGATCTCTTGTCCATCGGCTCGCTGGCGAAGCGCGCCAGCGCCGAGCACGCCGAGACGACGCGCAAGGCCATTGAGGCAACGCGCCGCAAGAAGGGGCAACGGACGTTGACTCCGAAAGCGAAGCCCGAGGCGGAAGCGAAGGCCGAAGCGGAAGCGAAGGCGAAGGCCGAAGCGGAAGCGAAGGCAAAAGCCGAGGCGGAAGCGAAGGCAAAGGCCGAGGCGGAAGCGAAGGCGAAGGCCGAGGCGGAAGCGAAGGCGAAGGCGGAAGCGGAAGCGAAGGCCAAAGCGAAGGCAAAGGCTGAGGCGGAAGCGAAGGCAAAGGCTGAGGCGGAAGCGAAGGCAAAGGCTGAGGCGGAAGCGAAGGCGAAGGCCGAAGCGGAAGCGAAGGCAAAGGCGGAAGCGGAAGCGAAGGCCGAAGCGAAGGCGAAGGCGGACGCGGAAGCGAAGGCGGAAGCGAAGGCGAAGGCCGAGGCGGAAGCGAAGGCGAAGGCCGAGGCTGACGACGCTGACGAAGGCGATGAAGACGACGCGGACCGTGGCGACGAAGAAGACGAAGCGGGTGACGAGGAACGCGACGGCGAGGAACGCGACGAAGCGGGCGACGACGAAGATGACGACGCCGAGGATCGCAGCGAAGCGGGCGACGACGACGAAGACGACGCTGAGGATCGCGATGAAGCGGGCGACGAGGGCGACGAGGACGACGCCCCGAAGAAGGCGCAGCGCTCCGTCCCACCTGCCGCTGCAGCCTCTGGCGGCTCGGCCTGGATCTGGATCGTGCTGGTCGTGGGACTCGCGCTAGGCGCCTACGCCTACTTCGGCATGCGCCCCTAGCGCGCAATTGAGAAACCCAGTCTATCGAGGCGGCCCGCTGCCGAGCCCGAGCCAGCTCCCGAACTCGGCCCAAGCCTAGCTACGGCGCTCAGGGTCGCGCCGCCGGGGCCGAGCGATCGGCAATACTTGGGCAGTGGTGTAATCCTGCCGATGATCGGCAGAATTTGGTACGTGATAGAAGTCTGCCGATGCGGCCGAGATACCTCGAAAAAGCCCTGGAAGAGCTGAGTTTCAGTGCGATGCCTGGTGTAGGATTCCTAAAGATCTCCTCGACGCTGCCGTTCCCGAAGTCGAGTGACCTTTGCCTCCACCATTCCTGCCGCGACGCGGGTGGATGCGCCCGCTGAGTCGACGCATCTGCAGCACTACATCCGGCTGCTGCCCGAAGGGCTGAATTCGTATCCGGACTGCCAGATCAAGGCGTCCATCTACCGCACCTACCTCGCCGATGGCACGGTGCCCATTCAAGCCGCAGCGCTTCCGCGCGAACTCGCGGATCTCGTCAATGAGCCGCGGGCCATGACCCAGTGGATCCCTGCGGTGCACAGTCTTGCCATCACCATCGCCTACCGCGATCTATGTGGAGACGACGAGACCTTTGCGGCGTTCGTGGCGCAGCGAGCGCGGCGGATGTACAGCAGCAAGGCGTATCGGGTTCTGATGGCGGCTGCCTCGCCAGCGCAGTTGATCCGCCTGTCCAGTGTTCGATGGCACCGTTTTCATCGTGGCTTCGAGCTCGAGGTGTTCGGGGTGAGTGCCCGGTCTGCGCAAATCCAGATCGAGTTCCCCGAACACCTCTACCTGCCTGACCACCTGGTGGGCATGGCCGCCGCAATGAGCAGTGCCGTCGAGCTCAGCGGCGGCCGAGACGTCCGCAGCGCCATCGGCGCCACCACACCGACGCGCGCCGTGATCGAGCTGTTCTGGCGTTGAGTGTACGTCGCGGTCGTCTACTCGACGTGCGGAAGTCGGTCCGTGCGGGCGCGGTGCGCTGGGTGGGAGTAGCGGGCCGCGACGCAGCGCGTTTAGACCCAAAACAAACATGCGGCTGCGCGAGGGTCACTAGTGCGCGAGCCACTAGGCGCGCGGGGCACTAGGCGCGCGGGGCACTAGGCGCGCGGGCTCGACCAAACTGCAGGTGCGCGAGCCACTAGGCGCGCGGGCCGATGCGAGGTAGGCGTCGGGAAGGAGGATCACCGCATGGAAGTTCGCGCCGCAGTTGCTCACGCCCCGGGAAAGCCCCTCAGCATCGAGACCGTTCAGCTCGAAGGACCGAAGGCTGGCGAGGTGTTGGTGGAGCTCAAGGCAACTGGTGTGTGCCACACGGACGAGTACACGTTGTCGGGCAAGGATTCGGAGGGAGTGTTCCCGTCCATTCTGGGCCACGAGGGCGCGGGCGTCGTGGTCGACGTCGGACCCGGCGTCAGCAGTCTGAAGAAGGGCGACCATGTCATTCCGCTGTACACGCCGGAGTGTCGCGAGTGCGAGTTCTGTTTGAATCCCAAGACGAACCTGTGTCAGCGCATCCGCGCGACCCAGGGCAAGGGACTGATGCCCGACGGCACCAGCCGATTCTCCATCGGCAAGGAGCCCATCTTCCACTACATGGGGACGAGCACCTTCGCGAACTACACGGTGCTGCCGGAGATCGCGGTGGCGAAGATCCGCGAGGACGCGCCCTTCGACAAGGTTTGCTACATCGGCTGCGGCGTGACCACCGGCGTGGGCGCCGTGATTTACACCGCCAAGGTGGAGCCGGGCAGCCGCGTCGTGGTGTTCGGGCTGGGTGGCATTGGCCTCAACGTGATTCAGGGCGCGCGCATCGCGGGCGCGGATCAAATCGTGGGCGTGGACATCAATCCGGGGCGCAAGGCGATCGCCGAGAAGTTCGGCATGACGGACTTCGTGAACCCCAAGGAAGTGGATGGCGATCTGGTGGCGTACCTGGTGAACCTGACCAAGGGCGGCGCCGACTACAGCTTCGAGTGCGTGGGGAACGTCACCTTGATGCGCCAAGCGCTGGAGTGCTGTCACAAGGGTTGGGGCGAGTCGGTGATCATCGGCGTGGCACAGGCGGGAGCAGAGATCGCGACGCGACCTTTCCAGCTCGTGACGGGACGAGTGTGGCGCGGCAGTGCCTTCGGTGGCGCCCGTGGACGCACGGACGTGCCGAAGATCGTGGACTGGTACATGGACGGCAAGATCAACATCGACGATCTGATCACGCACACGCTGCCCCTGGACAAGATCAACGACGCCTTCGACTTGATGCACGCGGGCAAGAGCATTCGCACCGTCGTGACGTACTGAACGAGGCGGCGAGCATGACGTCGTCGCATTCCCCGCGAAGGCCGGTGGCGTCGCCTTCCCCGCGAAGGCTGGTGGCGTCGCCTTTCGCGCTAGTCGCGTCTGCGGCGCTGGTCTTGGTGCTGGCGAGCTGCAGCGACGGCGGCAGCTCGTCCGGGGGCTCGACAGCAGACGGCGGTGGCGGAACGGGTGGCGGCGGTGGTGGCACGTGTCGGTTCGAGCAACCGGCGTGCGCGGGTTGTCTGGCGAGTTCCTGCGCAGCGGAGACCACGGACTGCTACGGCTCGGGCTGGAAGCCGAGCGACCTCTGCGGCCCGACAGGAGCCGCGGCCGGCTGCACCACCGCAACGTCGTCCAGCGACGCGCTCGCGAAGCAGACCGCGTACAGCAAGTGTGCGCTGGCCTCGTGCACGAGCGCGTGCAAGTAGTGCTGCGGATTGGAGGCCGCGAGTGCGCTGCTAACCTTGGGCGCGTGAGGGATTCGCTGCCGGGGCTACAGGGGCATCGAGTGACGATGCCGTCGATGAGTGCCGCTACCGCAGTGATCGCCGCGCTGGGTGCGTTGGTCGTCATGATCGCGTACCCACTGAGCAAGGTGTGGCCCTCGGTGGGTCCAGTCGCATTGGTGGCGCTGCTCGGTACGATCGGGCTCCTGGCTGCGCTCGAGTTTCGTCGTCTGAACAAGCGTGGACAGCTGCTGCTGATCTTGCCGGCGCTCCTGTTGTTCCTGGCACTCGCGCTGGCTCAGTTCGTCAGCACCGCCGCGGCGCTCGTCGTTGCGCTTCCCGCCGCGGCGGCCGCGTTCTACTCCTACGCAGTTTTGGCTCGCCCGAGATACGCGCAGGGCTTCATTCCCCGGCGGCTCGCCCAGGAAGCGGACTTGGTGCGCCGCCTGGTGCGGTGCGGTTCTGCTCGGTTGCTGCTCGACGAAGGCGGGCTGCGCGTCGAGTCGGACGGGGGACGGACGCGCGTCGAGGGGCGGCCGCGCGTCGAGTCGGACGAAGGCGGGCTGCGCGGGGACGAGGGCGACGAGTACCTGCCGCTCGAGACTCTGCAGCGGGCGGAGCTACGCAGCCACCCGGGTCAGACGATCTTCACGCTGGTGGATCGCTTCGGCGACGAAGCGGTGAAGATGGAGGTGCCCGTCGCAGAACGCGCGCAGACGGAACAGTTCATGGCGCTGTTGGAGGGGCGGATCCGCGCCGTGGGTGCGGCCCAAGAGAGCTTGCCGAAACTGCTGGTGCGTAGCGGACACTCACGGCAGGCATGGTTGGAGTCGCTGCTCGAGCACGGCAAGCAGCACCGGGCGTACCGTGGCGATGAGCTCAGCGACGATGACCTGATTGCCGTCGCTGCGAATCCGAACAATCCCGCGGAGAGTCGCGCCGGCGCCGTCTACGTGCTGGCGGGCAGACAAGGCACCAGGGCCGCGCTGGGTGCCCTGCGCGAACGCGAAGTGCTGACGGCCAAGAGCCCTCTGTCGTTCACGCGGTTGATCGAGGATTTGGCTTCGAGCAAGGAGCCAACACTTCGCGTCGCTGTGGACTCGCATGGGGGCGAGTGCGAAGGAGGGCTTGCGGACGCCGCGCATGACGCCGAGCGCGAAAAAGAGATCTCGGAGGCCGAAGTGGGGGTGGCAGAGGCCGAAGCCGTGCCTGACTCGAGAAGATGACGGTGTTCTGATTTCGAGTGTTGCTACGTCATCGGATGACGTGCTGCGGCGGCACACAATGTAGGCGCATTGCCACAGTCGAGTGGGGCGATGGTGGCTCGTAAGGCCATTCGCGCCTGGTACGGGACCTGCACGAGCCGACGGCATGAGATGGATCGTCCCGGCCCTTTGCTTCACGCCCCTTCTTGTCACGTCCGTTGCAGGAGCCGCTGATGGCCCGGTGGTGCTCGATGTGAGTGATCCCGACACGACCGTCACGGTCGCTCGCAAAGGTGCCGTCGTTGCCGAGTGCCGCGGTGGTTGCTCCGTTCCCTTGGAGGCAGGTCGGTACACCGTGAGCACATCGGAGACCGCCGCGTCCCAGGCGGGTTCCAGTGAAGTGGAACTCAGTCCCTACACGACGGTGGATGTGGAGCCCGCACAAAAGGGTGCAGCGACGGTTCCTGCGCTGGTGGCGGCTGCCGGCATCGTCGCTGTTCTGGTCGGCGGTGCGTTGGTGCTCCAGTCGACGGACTTCGCGTCGATCGGTGGCGACTCGCCAGGCAAAGAAGACCCCAATGAAACGACCGCCGCGATTGGCGGGGCGCTCTTGCTGTCGGGCTTGGTGGCGACGCCCATCGGCTTCATCGCTCTGGCAAACAGCTCGGGACCCGACGTGACGCAGCGAGCGGACGCAACGACTTCCTCGAGTAGGGCCCGTGCGTCTGCGCCGAGCGGCTTCATGCTGAGCATCGGCGGGACGTTCTGAGGCTCTGGCTGAGCCGGGCTTCGGAACGTGCAGCCGACGCACAGTATGTCCCAGAGCTAAACATCGGTGGACCACGCCCGCTCGACGGAGTGAGCAAGGGCGATCGCCTGCCGCACGGCGCCTTCGACCTGACGTGGATCCGCGCCATCGCAGGTTGGCAGTGTTCGCAGGTGCAGCCGAAACTCGGGTGCTTTGCCGGGCTCCAGCCTCAGCGGATTGATGCTCGGTCGGAGCGATGAAGCGTCGACGAGTGCGCCCAAGGCTGCAGCGAGTTGGGTCGCCACCGCCGAAGCGCCTTCGCCGAGCACGACGAACTGGCGGTCGAAGGCGGCGTCTCCGGTCTTCGAGAACGTGCTCGGGCTGGCATCCTCGAGCAGCTTCGCCCGCTCGTAGAGCCCCTCGGGGGCAAACACGACGAGCACCGTCGGCGGAAACCCGGCGAGATGTAGATCGACGAAGATCTCGATGCGACGACCTCGAAGGATCTCCACCACCCTGCCATCGAGGGGAGTCACGACGGACTTGGCAGCTCCGTAGTCACGCAGCTCCGGCGCTGGCGCGCCAAGCAGGCCGACGACTGTCAGAAGGAATCCGTGCGCACTCCGATCCCGATCCGCGACCATGCGACGGCATTGTAGCCGAGGAGAGGTTCCGGCGCGCGAAGTGCGGCTCAGGCGGCGCTGGAGTCAAAGAGTGCGCTGAGTGAACGCCTGCTCTCGACCGCCTCACCGCTTCTCGATACGCTCGGAGCGGTGGAGTTGGTGCAGATGACATCGTACGCGCCGGGTAGCGCAGCTCGCCGCGAGCTTGTGGGGTGACATGCCTGCGCAACCGCTTTCTTTTGCGCGATACCGTCGCTTCACCAGCGAGAGCGAACTCTCGCCAGGGCTCGAATACGAGCAAGGTCACGGACTGTTCATCGACATGGAGGAGTTCGACGACTACTTCATCGAGGCGGTGGACATACGAGGCGAAGACGGGACTGTGCTCTACCAGGCCTACTTCGGTGGTTGCGGCGGCATGCTCGTCTACGCCGCCGGTACCGAGCGACTCGTTGCGGCTGCGGCACAGCACCAGCTCTACGAATGTGAGGATTCGCTGAGAGCGCCCCTGGCCGAGGCCTACGCAAACTCGAATCCCAAGATCACAGAGCGCATCGTATTCGACCGCTGACACGCGGGCGGAATGCGTGCCTCTTCGTGCGACTCGATTTCAGAACATCCAGCCGACGGACAGTTCGGCGTAGGGCTCCATCTCGGCCAGGGTGTCGGCGTTGTCGTTGAGCTCGTTGCGCAGTTCCGTGGCGCTCGCCGCGGGGAAGCCCGGGTCGGCGGTGATGTCGGGGCCTGCCAGATCGTTGAGGTGCCAGAGCAGTCCCAGCATGATCGCGAGGCGCAAGCCCGGCTCGGGGCCATTGGGACGGTAGGAGTAGCCGAGGCCCACATGCGCGATGAAAGGCGTCGTCGTGTTTTCGTAGGTGAAATCGTTGCCGGCGCCGTCGCTCGCATCGCTGGAGATGCTGTAGTGGGTGAAGCCGATGCCCAGATCCAGCAGCGGCGAGTGAACGTCGAAGGGAATGATGCGCGCGCGCAGCGGAACCGTGAGCGACCAATAGCTGCCGTCGGCATCGCCTGCGGGGCTGCTGGCGTCGAAGTTGCCGAGGCCGAGGCCGACGCCGAGAGATAGCTCCAACCAATCCAAGCAGGGTTGAACCGCGCCGTTGATGTTCACCCAGGAGTTGGGGCCGAGCACGCCCAACCGCGGTCCGATCAGCAAGCGGCAGCGATCTTCCTCCGCCTTCTTCGGCGCGGGCTCCGCGGGCTTCTCTTCGGCCACGGGCTCAGGGTCGGGCTCGGCAGGAATGCTCTCTCCGCCCTCGGTCACGCGAAAGACCACGCGGCGATTCTTGGCCCAGGGCCCTTCGCAGCTCGTGGTGTCCTCGGGCTCTTTGTCGTTGCACTCGTCGGGCTCGGGCACCTGCGGTTCGTCTTCGCCCTTGCCCACGGAGGTGACGCGATCCTCGGCGATGCCATTGTCGAGCAACCACTTGCGCACACTTGCAGCGCGGCGGTCGGACAGCTTGCGGTTGTAGGCGTCGGAGCCGCGTGAATCCGTGTGCCCTTCGACGGAGATCTTCACGCCGGGGTTCTTGTTCAGGAACTTGTTGAACTCTTCGAGGGTCTTGGTGGTCTCGCCGTCCGAGCGGATTTCCGCGCGGTTGTACTCGAAGTTGATCACGCCTTCGTAGTCCAGCTTGCCCTGTTCGTAGCGGATGGCCGGGCCGGTGCGAGCGGAGGCTTCGCCACTGTCACTCTCCGTTTTCATCGAGGCATCGCCTTCGAGCTTCGACTCGCCGCCGGTTTCCGCCTTGCCCGAGGCGCTGGCGGAGAACGAGCAGGCAGGTGCGACGGAAAGCGACAGACCTAGAGCTGCAAGCAGAGCAAGACGGTGGGTCATGGCACGGCATCATACGCTCGCAGCCCGCAGAGGGATCCTTTTTGGCCCGTAGCTCCGGGCGAAGCGCATGGCCGGCCTGCGGGCCGCTGGTCCTTCGATGCATCAGGTGGGAGCGCAGCAATGCCGAGCACATGGCCAGGATCGCCTGGAGTCTTCTACGGGATGCGGCCAATCCTCAGGCGGGGCTCAAAAGTCGCCGCGCCAGCTGCGTCTCAGCTCGTCACTGAAGTCGTCTTCGCGATCGTTCTCCCAGTAGCCGAGCCCGATGCCGACAGAGAGTTGCTCGAAGCCACTGACGAGCTGTCGGTACACGTACACGTCGAGCATGAGGGAGTGACCGATCGGCAGCAGCGCGCCAAAGCGCGGACCGAGCCCGCCTTGGAAGGCCGTGTAGTTGGTGGTACCGACGTGTCCGTAGGGAGCCGCGAAAGTTTCGACGCTGACCTGCAGCACTTCGAAGGACACGCGCCCGTCCACGTAGGCGTACACGGGTCCTTGCTTGATCTCGTATCCGAGAGAGAGCTGCGTCGTCGTTCCCCAGACCGAGTGCAGACGCGCCGACATTCCCCAAGGCAGACTGTCGTGGCGCAGGCCCACGCCATCCACGCCGAAGAGAGACGAGCCGAGCCCAATGCGCCAGTTGTCCTCGAACAAGAAGTCGCCTCGTGCGCTGACGCCTTCCAAGGTGCCCTGGCCACGCAGGGTGAGATGCTTGTCGGCCAGTGCGCTCGGTTCGCTGATCAGCGCCGGCATCTCCAACTCGACGCCATCCAAAGCCGCCTGGCCCACCATGTAGTGAAGCTGTCCACCAAAGGAATCCGCCGCTGCTGCGCGCGGAAGAACAAGCAGCGCAAACGACAGGAACCAGCGGAGAAAGGGCATTCGACAGCTACTACGCCGGAGGCGCGCGCTTCGATCCCTCGGGCTTCGGCGAAGCGGACGTCAGGGACCGCGGACGTCACAGGCGCGGCCGTCGGCGCAGGCGTTGTGAGCGCAAATGTCTGGAGCGCAGCCGTCAGAGGTGCAGTCGTCAGAAATGCAGTCGTCAGAGAGCGCAGGCGTCAGAGAGCGCAGGCGTCAGGGAGCGTAGAGGGGCGGAGCGGTCACGCCACTCGGGAGCGGTCCGTCGAAGGAACCGAAGGAGAGAGTGCCTCCAGTGGAACCCTGGTGAAAGCGCACCGTCGCCGTTCCGCCCTGCGCGAGACTGATCGTGACGCCGTCGTCGTTGCCCTGACTGGCGTCACTCACTCCGCTGACTGCGCCGTCTACACTGAGCACGTTCAAGAAGTACGTAGGCACGCTTGCCGAGGCGGCGCGCTCCAGGCGATGGCCAGCTTGGAAATCCGAGTCTTCACTGGGCAGATCGACCACGCTGAAGGTCGCGCCGCTGGGCTTCACGCTGTACAGGCTGAGCGCGCCGAGGGTTGCCCCGCTGCCCGAGGGGTTGGGCGTGATGGGCGAGTTCAGTTGCCAGGTGTAGGTGGCGCCGCTGCCCGCGTCGACGCGGTCGTACACGACGAGGATGCCCGGCTTGAGAAACACGATCTCACGTTGTGCGAGGTTCACGCCTTCGCCGGGGTAGACGGCGGTGGCATCGGCAGCGGCATAGAGGAACTCCGCGGAGTCCGCGAGCGCGAGCACCGTCGATGAGTTGCCTTCGTGCTGCGAGAGCACGTTGCCCGCGCGCTCCATGCGCACCAGGTTGTGAGCGGTTTCACCCTGGAAGATGCCGCTATGGGAATCGATGTTGGCGTCGTAGGCGAGCCAACTGTCCTTGTAGAGCAGGAACGACAGTTGGTCGTGGTGCGCGTGAGACTCCGTGTACGGCCCCATCGAGAAGCCGACCCATGTTGCGTTCTTTTCCCAGGCCGAGCGCGCGAACAAGTGACCCGTGCCCGAGCCGAAGTAGGTGGTGGAGAGCTTCGAGAGCGGGTCCTTGGCGCCCGAGGGATCGCGATACATGAAGTCGAACACGTATTCGAAGCTCTGGCTCATCTCGGGAACGGAGCAGTCCTCGAGCCAGGTGCGCATCGGCTTGGCAAGGTCGTCGTTGCGATACAGCCAGGCGAGCGCGGCGCCATACTCGCGATGATAGTCGAAAAGCGCCGCCGTCGAATCGCGCGCGTGATCACCAATGGGAGCAACGCGGTCCAGGGTGGGCACCGTCTCATGCATCAAGTAGGCGAGCGACGCGTGGGTGTGCGGCGTGAGACTGGCGAGGCGCTCCGTGGTCGAGGCTTCCCAGATGTCGTAAAGCCAGAAGAGGCCTTTCATCGAGAC is from Polyangiaceae bacterium and encodes:
- a CDS encoding Uma2 family endonuclease, whose translation is MSDAARRVATYDDILAAPANKVAEILGGELRLSPRPAKPHAAAASALGEELGPPFKRGRGGPGGWILLDEPELHLGADVVVPDLGGWRRERLPVLTDEEPHFTLAPDWACEVLSASTARYDRAEKLPICAREGVSHVWLVDPVDRLLEVLRLENGRYSLLGVHRDQALVRAEPFDAIELELGVLWADVQLSDR
- a CDS encoding PEGA domain-containing protein encodes the protein MALRRFSFAILSLGLASAALLPVSAVRAEPSAAEIAVARKLYKEASELENAKKWDQAEAKLRQAIAIKETPGLRYHLAFCLEQQGKLVDALVDYDRADEMIKAGNKAPDVAELVVSARESIKARIPTLTVKLPADASDAKVSIDGHAVSSAVMGQPLPQNPGRHRVQVTSPGREPYSQDVQLGESEKRELNVVLPPAKSEAAPPPAVANADDPPADSGTVSTDSSGWTARTWVLVGEGVLVAAGLGVGLFATFDKAGAQEEVDAAKAERDSRGVRSGDAACTNPEPEDVSACKQIPGLEDQVDSAATLQAVGFIGAGVGAAAALTTFLLWKPKTEAEAQRLPRLYATPTRGGGFIGLGGSF
- a CDS encoding S-(hydroxymethyl)glutathione dehydrogenase/class III alcohol dehydrogenase; translated protein: MEVRAAVAHAPGKPLSIETVQLEGPKAGEVLVELKATGVCHTDEYTLSGKDSEGVFPSILGHEGAGVVVDVGPGVSSLKKGDHVIPLYTPECRECEFCLNPKTNLCQRIRATQGKGLMPDGTSRFSIGKEPIFHYMGTSTFANYTVLPEIAVAKIREDAPFDKVCYIGCGVTTGVGAVIYTAKVEPGSRVVVFGLGGIGLNVIQGARIAGADQIVGVDINPGRKAIAEKFGMTDFVNPKEVDGDLVAYLVNLTKGGADYSFECVGNVTLMRQALECCHKGWGESVIIGVAQAGAEIATRPFQLVTGRVWRGSAFGGARGRTDVPKIVDWYMDGKINIDDLITHTLPLDKINDAFDLMHAGKSIRTVVTY
- a CDS encoding OmpA family protein, coding for MTHRLALLAALGLSLSVAPACSFSASASGKAETGGESKLEGDASMKTESDSGEASARTGPAIRYEQGKLDYEGVINFEYNRAEIRSDGETTKTLEEFNKFLNKNPGVKISVEGHTDSRGSDAYNRKLSDRRAASVRKWLLDNGIAEDRVTSVGKGEDEPQVPEPDECNDKEPEDTTSCEGPWAKNRRVVFRVTEGGESIPAEPDPEPVAEEKPAEPAPKKAEEDRCRLLIGPRLGVLGPNSWVNINGAVQPCLDWLELSLGVGLGLGNFDASSPAGDADGSYWSLTVPLRARIIPFDVHSPLLDLGIGFTHYSISSDASDGAGNDFTYENTTTPFIAHVGLGYSYRPNGPEPGLRLAIMLGLLWHLNDLAGPDITADPGFPAASATELRNELNDNADTLAEMEPYAELSVGWMF